A segment of the Malaclemys terrapin pileata isolate rMalTer1 chromosome 1, rMalTer1.hap1, whole genome shotgun sequence genome:
GAGCCGGTTTCGGAGGCTCCTATGGTTTGGGGGGATTGTACGGCTATGGAGGCCATTACGGAGGATTGTATGGTTTAGGGAGATTAGGTGGTTACGGCGGCCGTTACGGATATGGGGGATTCTTGGGCAATGGGGGATACTATGGTTACCCAGGCCTTTATGGTTATGGGGGATTATGGGGAAATGGGGGACACTGCGGTTACCCGGGCCTTTACGGTTACGGGGGATTATGGGGATATGGGGGACACTGTGGCTACCCGGGCCTTTATGGTTATGGGGGATTAAGTGGTTCCGGGGTATCCTGCCATAGGTACCTCAGTGGAAGCAGTGGGCCATGTTAAACTCACCAGGAATATTCATGGAAAAAGGAAGAACCAGGAAATGAAAAGCAAGATACAGATTCACCCCAGATCTTTTGGGCatggctttcagaagtgctgtgcaaacatggcTCCAGTTGAACTTGGTGGGAGCTGTGTGCGCTCAGCACCTTGGTCTGATAGCCATGCTGCATTTCTAATGTTATTCTTTATGACTCTTTCTGCCAAGGCTTTTCCAACCAAGTGCtgattctctttttctcttgaGGACTCATTCTGAACTACACACAGGCTGTTTACATTGACCCTGCAGTGTGAAGAAAACAGAGGCCTTAAGATAGGCATCATTTACGTTCATGATCACTCTAAGTCCCTCTCAAGGAGAATTAGGCCCTACATGTTCTATCCTTTCTATCAGTACGTACCTTTAGCAACTCACTTTAACCTTTGCTACTTCACATGTCTAATGGAGAAGTTGTGTAGTCTCTGCTTCTATATTCCTTTGTCTCGTTTCACACCTGACTGgggttaaaaaaatagaacttaaAATGGTTTCAAAAGGGGACTTGTTTGTCAACCTCTGGAGCTGCAACAAAGCACAAAGAACATCTTGAGTGAAATACATCCCATTGACGCAGGGGATGGGTCAGAGCCCTTCTTGAAACactggaaatacatttttttccgCTGTGTAGTATTTCTTCCTGTAACTGTGTACTGCCaatttcatttgcattaaaaACTCTGCTGCATCAAAATATCAGTCTTCTGgttctctttgtttctttgtccatttttaaaaattgcactagacgaaattcctccctgtggagcCAGCAGCACCAAGAACTTTTCAAGTTGCACCTTCCAAAGCCCTGCTGTGATAGGATAATCCGGCTCTTACATTGGTTGACAGCATTCTGCAGGCCCTGAGTACCCAGTTGGAATTCCTCCTTGCATTACATGGTTTAGCAAATAGTCTTTTCCCGTAAAGACAagacagattttcattttaagaatgtaCGTTTTTCTGTGGTTTCAAGAAGACCAATCGCATGGTTCACAGTAAGCATCTGTGGGAGACTTTAAGTGACCAGGTTTGCGTAAGGAAGAGAAAAGTGGCCACCATGTACCTTATGTTTACTGCCGTACCTGCTTTGTGTTTTAGGTTTATCTCCATGGCAGAAAGATGTCTTGCTTCACAAACATGTGGAGCGACATTTCACAAAGCATGCACAACAGCTGCAACAAGCCAGACGTAAGGCAGTGTCCTGACTCTATAGCACTGATCCAACCCCCACTGGCTGTCATGACCTTCCCAGGAGCAATTCTCAGATCTTTCCCTCAGGAAAGCAGAGTGGAATCCTGGGGTGCCATTGACGTTGGAGGTGGTGATAGAGGCTTATCAAGTTATGAAGGATTACACTGTAACCGATGACCCAGTGATTATGGGAGATTATACGCTTATGGGGGCCAATATGGGCAGGAGGGCCTCTGTGGTTAAAGGGGCCATATGGTTGTGGGAGAAAATAGGGTTAGGGGGGATTCTGGTGGGGTCATCGGTACCTTAATGGAACCTGTGGGCCATGCTAAACTGAGTAGTCATATGCATGGGAACAAGAGGAAATGAACGGCAAGATACAGATTCACGTCTGATTGCACAGGCCTGGCTTTGAGAAGTGTTGACTACACCCAACTGAGTGTGAAATAATGAGAGAGCTGCATTTCATCACCACCTCTGCAAACATTCCCAATGTTTCCCATGTTACCTTATATGAGTATCCTCGAACGCCTTTCTAGCTATGGGCTTCCTCTATTATAAACCTAGTGAGCCTAATTCTCAACTACACGATGGATTTTACACCACGCTCTAAACTGCAAATGAAGTAGGATACATAAGGTGTAAGTTACCTACATCTACCCTGACTGGAATGCATCTTTCTCATACTAGAGCACTGTCAAAAGGATTTAGTGTCAATGAGAATTAGGCTAAGTGATTTCCTAGCCATGAATATGGACTGTTTCTTTCTGCCTTTTATCTTTCTAAAAGCAGCTGCATAACGGAGAAGCTCTTTGAACCTCTGCTTTTATTGTGTCTTGTTTTAGTAGAGACTGACCAGGGTgagacaagcaaaaaaaaaaaatagtggcaaACTATACAACTGCTATAAAGAAGTAAGAGAACTCTGTGAGAAATACATCACATAGGAGCTGGGGATAGGATATGACCCTTCATGAAACCGTGGAGATGTAGTCTTGCTtctctatttctttttccttttttttttttcttcggaCAGTTTTCGCCTCCACTTTATTTCAAATTCAAATATATACTACGTCATACTCTTGATCTTCTGGTTTAATTGCTCTTCCATTCATTATCTCTTTATATCACCAGAGGCTTCCACATCTCTTGGCCAAAGTATCCTCCAGTTTTGGATACTCCCAGTGGTGGTGCACAAGTCAGGAAAGCTTGTGGTCTATTATCAAGAAATGTTGAGCACGAACAGCTCCGGTTTGCTTCAGTGGGAGTGTAACAAGGTGCAGCTTCTGCCCCACAAACCAGCCAGAGATCTCTGCGTTGGTGCAAACACCCATGTTCTTTATTCACAGTTTACTTTCCCTCCACCTTGTAGCTACAAACAGCTTCAATCTTACAGCCTCAGGGACTGCTAGCTCCCGAGGCCAGCAGTGAAGAGCTCCCACTGCCTCTCTTCTCTCACGCTTCCCTTTTTCTTACTTCCCTGGCTTCCTTCCTGCCAGCCATTATGTAGCCCCTGGCTAACGAGGCTGTCTGTTGTTCCCTGTTtgccactcagggtatgtctacactacgaaattaggttgaatttagagaagccggttttatagaaatcggttgtatacagccgattgtgcgtgtccccacataaaatgctctaagtgctctagtcggcggaccgcgtccacagtaccgaggctagcatcgatgtccagagcattgcactatgggtagctatcccacagctatcccacagttcccgcagtctccgccgcccattggaattctgggttgagatcccaatgcccgaatgatgcaaaacagtgtcacgggaggttctgggtacatgtcgtcaggcccctccccctccgtcagagcaacggcagacaatagattcacgcctttttacctgggttacctgtggagacaacataccacggcaaacatggagccctctcagctcaccgtcaccatgtGTCATCTGGgggccggcagacgtgggactgcattgctacacagcagcagcagctaactgccttttggcggtagacggtgcagcatgactggtagccttcattggtgatctgggtgctggcagctgtggggctggcagccgtagggctgcattgcaccagccccttgccttttggcagtagatggtgtattacgaccggtaaccgtcctattacaagttggatcatcgcacattagcagagtctttcctgagcagcagattgtgcaataggcttgaaggccatcgtagtacactaactgccaagcgcccagtatttgctgccaagcacccagaagatgctgagggctatcagtcacgctgcaccgtcgtcttaagatgtaaaaaatagatttgttctgtagtCATTTGCTTCcgcctccctccgtcaaatcaacggcctgctaaacccatggttttcagtttaatctttggggggaccattctgtgtgacaattGTTTGTGtgtctccctgatgcacagccacctttcttgattttaattccctgtacctgtacgtcatgtcgtcactcggcccgccctcccttcctccttcccctggtccgtcagatactagtttcgcgcctttttttcagaccaggcgccatagctagcactgggatcatggagcccgctcagatcaccgcggcaattatgagcactatgaacaccacgcgcattgtcctggagtatatgcagagccagaacatgccaaggtgaaacccggaccagccgaggaggcgattgcagcgcggcgaagagagtgatgaggaaattgacatggacatagacctctcaaaaggcacaggccccagcaatgtggaaatcatggtgttactagGGCAGGTTCATGGCCTGGAACGCCggttctgggcccgggaaacaagcacagactggtgggaccgcatcgtgctgcaggtgtgggacgattcccagtggctgcgaaacattcgcatgcgtaagggcactttcatggaactttgtgacttgctttcccctgccctgaagcgccagaata
Coding sequences within it:
- the LOC128830450 gene encoding claw keratin-like; the protein is MTFSSLWYPECGVARPSPVTGSANEPCVRQCPDSEVVIRPSPVVVTLPGPILSNFPQQSEVAAVGAPVVGAGFGGSYGLGGLYGYGGHYGGLYGLGRLGGYGGRYGYGGFLGNGGYYGYPGLYGYGGLWGNGGHCGYPGLYGYGGLWGYGGHCGYPGLYGYGGLSGSGVSCHRYLSGSSGPC